The following DNA comes from Moritella sp. 24.
ATAGGCGTGGTAATCGTCATTTCAGTAAGCATAATGAGGTCTTGTTGAAAGCCAAACAGTGCCATAATGTCTGGCTGAGCTTGCTTGAGTAAAGTGCGACACGCATGTTTGACGAGTTTATCTGTCAGTGCGTTGTCTCCTAACCACAGCGTTGCTACATGCACGACTACATCGCTGTTATCTTTAGCAATGTCATTGAGATTATTTGCTACACTGCGCCTCACAACTTCACAGTCATCGTATTTCAATGCTGTTAAAATGGGTAACAAAGGCGTCGGATCTTTTTTAAATGCTGGCAATGCCATCGCCCAAGGTAATCTCGGTCGTGAACCTTCGCTGGCTAAGCGGCGTACATGGCGACTCTCGTGTGTCGTCCACGCCTGCAGTTGCACTAACATTTTAGCTGGATAACCTATAATGAAAGGTCTAACAGCAAATTCACAACTAGTGTATTGGGTTACGTATTCAAAGCCATCAACAGCGCTGTCGTAATCTTCCAATCCATATGTCTCGATATAATCAGGCAAGCACATATATTCAATACTGCGTTCTTTAATCCCCTGCCCACGTAACTCATCAACGATACGTTTGAGAGCTATCACAGCCGAGCGAAAGTCTTGAGGCATAAAATGATGTAAGACAACGGCTGTATGATGCATACGCTGTTTTAGTTCATATTCCGCAAAGCGTTCATTAAAAATCATCCGATTAAACGTCATCGAGTCAAAGTCTGGTAACGCCTTGGTCAATACACCCGAAAACTGTTCATAAAATGCAGTGCAATAAATGTCTTTAAATAACTCAGCCATAAGTAAATTTTCATCCAGCTCAATGTCGTGTTTTATATATAACTAACGCTATAGAGGATATGTGAATAAATCAATAATTAATTGAATCGTATGATTATCCTGTGTATCTTGTTTTCATTATAAAACGAAGACGGTTTTTACCGTATATATCGATAATTATCGGTGAGTAATCTTGGAGTATTTCGAAATGAATAGCATTGATACATTTGTAAAAAACTGGGGCAGTAAAAATGCCATGGTGCCAATCAATGGTGATGATATTGTAGAACTTGAATCAAAATTAAATGGCGTTTTACCTGATTCATATAAATATTTAATCTCGACATATGGCCTAGTTCACACACCAAATGTGCTAACTAAAATTTGCGATTTAAATTCTGATATTTCTGAAGTACAAGATTTCTTAAGCCTAGAAGATGTCGCATCACTATCACAGTTATATGAAATGAGTGGCATGCCAAAAGGACACATTTTGTTTGCGTCTGACTGTAAGGGCAACATGTTTTGCTTCAAGCTTAGCGATTGCACCACTCAGCAAGCAGATGCCTCGGTGTGGTTTTTTAACTATGCAGCTTGTACTGTTACGCAGGTATCAAGCTCGTTCAGCGCATGGCTAGACGAGTTCAACGCGCTTTAATGCTGTTAAAGAAGATTACAATCGAGTGCTGGCTAAGCTCACACCAAAACTCACAAAAAGTCCGCCGCTGACATAATTAAGCCACTTTGCTACTTTTGGTGTTGTCAGCAAGACTTTAAGTTTAGTGGCAAACAGAATAACCACCAAAAACCAACTCGCAACAACCAGCGCCTGAACAAACCCCAATATCATGCTTTGCTCTAAAATGTGCGCTGGTGACACAAATTGAGGGAAGATAGACAAGTAGAATAATACAATTTTAGGGTTGAGCAGATTGGTCATTAACCCTTTAGCAAAACTACTGAACAAAGACGGAGCTACAGTGCGCTGATTCGGCTCTAA
Coding sequences within:
- a CDS encoding DNA alkylation repair protein, with translation MAELFKDIYCTAFYEQFSGVLTKALPDFDSMTFNRMIFNERFAEYELKQRMHHTAVVLHHFMPQDFRSAVIALKRIVDELRGQGIKERSIEYMCLPDYIETYGLEDYDSAVDGFEYVTQYTSCEFAVRPFIIGYPAKMLVQLQAWTTHESRHVRRLASEGSRPRLPWAMALPAFKKDPTPLLPILTALKYDDCEVVRRSVANNLNDIAKDNSDVVVHVATLWLGDNALTDKLVKHACRTLLKQAQPDIMALFGFQQDLIMLTEMTITTPIVKVGDKLNFDFTIENTSAQAQKLRLEYGLYYLKKNGTLARKVFKITERVIAGNTQEQITRHQSFKVISTRVFHFGTHKLSIIINGQECSVNAGHDGLYSFELID
- a CDS encoding SMI1/KNR4 family protein, yielding MNSIDTFVKNWGSKNAMVPINGDDIVELESKLNGVLPDSYKYLISTYGLVHTPNVLTKICDLNSDISEVQDFLSLEDVASLSQLYEMSGMPKGHILFASDCKGNMFCFKLSDCTTQQADASVWFFNYAACTVTQVSSSFSAWLDEFNAL
- a CDS encoding LysE family translocator, with the protein product MTIHTLMAFAGIVFLLAIIPGPNALLILYTSLAQGKRLAFVNILGVGFGFLIHAFVSAQGLSLLLSQSAMAFNVFKWIGVGYLLWLGVSNIKNGLKLSLLTLEPNQRTVAPSLFSSFAKGLMTNLLNPKIVLFYLSIFPQFVSPAHILEQSMILGFVQALVVASWFLVVILFATKLKVLLTTPKVAKWLNYVSGGLFVSFGVSLASTRL